Below is a genomic region from Helianthus annuus cultivar XRQ/B chromosome 2, HanXRQr2.0-SUNRISE, whole genome shotgun sequence.
attttggctacaggagGTGCAATTTCTAGGAAACATGGTAAATCACGAACGCATTCACGTGGATCCCTCCAAGATAGAAGCGATCACAAActggaaggtcccgcaatcagccacggaagttagaagttttctaggattagctggatactataggcacttcatcaaagatttttctaagatacctgttccattaactaagctaacctgtaaaactgttaaatttgaatggggacccaagcaagaagatgcctttaaaatcttaaagcaaaggttaacaaacGCCCCAATTCTTGCCTTACTAGAAGGGatagaagattttgaagtctactgtgatgcttctaagctaggattcggttgtgtgctaatgcaacgcaacaAGGTAATTGCGTACGCTTCAAGACatttgaagaagcacgaggaaaattatacaactcatgacctagaactaggagcaataatttttgcccttaaaatttggagacattatctgtacggaggTAAGTTTACtttctatacagatcataagagtttaaggtatatatttaggcaaaaagaattaaacatgaggcaaagaagatggatggaaattttaTGTGATTACGACTGTAATATCctatatcacgaaggaaaggcaaatgtagtagcaGATTCCCTAAGTCGTAAATACCATGAGAAacaaaagcgagttcgtgctcttagattaaatctacagttagatttaatggaacagcTGAAAAGCGtccaagaaacagcaatcaaggatgatgctgaagaaatgaaaggacagataaaagaattagaacaagggactgatggaatttggaaattccataaaaaaaaatttgggtacCTAGGAAAGGAGATttaagagataagattttagaggaagcccacAAATCtaggtatacgatgcatcctggtaataaaaagatgtatcaagatttaagaaataacttctggtggataggaatgaaaaaggacatagttAGATACGTTTTTAAGTGCCTcacttgttcgcaagttaaggcagaacactaGAGACCCTCAGATTTACTTcgacaattagaaatgcctgtatggaaatgggaactaataacaatggactttgttactaagttgcccaaGACCAAGAAAGGTAATGACGCAAtctgggtaattgtagatcgattaaccaaatcatctcatttcctaccaatgaaggaaaccattagcatggaaagattggcTAAGTTATACGTAGATgaggtagtatccctacatggagttccactctccattgtgtccgatagggatagtcgtttcacttcgcatttctggacaagtttccaggaagcaatgggacacgattaaatttaagtactgcataccatccccaaacagatggacaaagtgaaaggacgatccaaaccttagaagacacgctcagggcatgtgtaatagattttggtggaaattgggatgaccacctacctTTAATAGAATTCTCTTATAACAACATTTATCATACCAGCATAAATGTTGcgccattcgaagcactgtatggacgaaagtgttgAACTCCCgtatgctgggcagaaataggagaaagtcaattatcaggtcccgaaattgtgcaagaaacccccgacaagataactcaaatcaaggaaagactgaaaacggctcgagaccgctagaagagttatgcagacaatcgacgcaaACCGCTAGAGTTTCAAGTGGGAGACAAGGTtctattaaaagtttctccttggaaaggggtagttcgattcggtaagaaaggaaagttaagtccaaggtatataggaccgtTTACAGTTACCCAACGAACTGGACCAGTTGCCTATagattacaactaccagaagaactagtcggggtacatgatgtgtttcatgtatctaatcttaaaaagtgtttatCTGATGAaccactggtagtacctcttcaagacatagaggtaaatgaaaagttgaaattcgTTGAGAAACCGTATCAAATAGAAGACATAAAGGTTAAACACCATAAACACAAGAGATTGATACTGGTCAAAGTTAAATGGGATTcgaaaagaggacctgaatatacaTGGGAACCGGAATCgaaaatgaagcgaaagtatccttacttgttccagtaaatctcgaggacgagattttaaacaaggtggggaggatgtaacaacttgCACGAAAATGTCCTAAAACgctccgtaagtgaaaacccggacccctaaaaccctaattttcatgaaaaatcaagaaaatcaagttttattagtcggtcgcgggccgcgtaagagttaagCAAAGTCTACGCGGGGTGCGACAGCCCATTGAATCCCCGGATAAGCATTAGGGCCACGTGTCGCACACCTGGCAGGTCTAGGGGTTGACACGGcagccctagccgtagctagggtggaCCTCACGGGGCGCGTAAAACGGCCTTAAGgccttcgcgggccgcgacaaactCAAATTTCAGCAATATAACGAGCGTTGCATGGCTAGTCCTCTGTGTTCGAAATTTCCTTTCAAAATCGACCATATACTGCTCTAAAAACACGTCCAAGTAGTGAAACGCTGCtgcgataacagggtaataactcgatcactgctacgatacaatgtccgatcgattgaaaccgatctgatggatgtttaagtgctgcctgaaCTCAGGCTATACTTtatcattcgtcgtgagggttttgatttcgtgagattatcgtaaatgttgtattaagttactaacctagtttcgtttgcattatttaactaggttaccaggcttaatcagtaggcaaactttatcagtttaaacttgcaatgtgagtcattttctttttaccaaattgtttccaaaacccgatttattttaaacttataattacagggattaagtctttgtaatattcaattactgccggtatgtagggttttgtatacattacttgctaACTGTCACcgttggacaacgggttagccaatgggtgatatgaccatagtcacagatacggtcgagtgatAAATACCGTTTTGGGGTAATTGGtggatataaacattgtaatagctcttaatactgtatattatgacaatgtgtcttttgtacaaattgaatgactcgccagtatttccccgctgataaaaatctttttaaacatgtttcaggtgatttactgtgaacaagGAATAGTGTCGCGTAGCATTCCAGCTTGAAtgaagtggctcagtaaataaataaacacgtTTTTGTAATCAGGGGATTTCCCAATGAAATTCTTTTATTGTAAaatacggggtttatcccgaactTATAATAAAATAATCGGGTGTTTTCAATTTAAACAAttctgttaaaatttccgctgccaaataaagacaaataccacgggtttctgtcccgtgGCTTCCAGACCAggcaaaccgggtcgggggccgtgtcACGAATCTCACCCCTTCCCCCTTTTTTCTCTACTTTTTATTTACTTTTACACATTTAGCCCCTTTTATCTTCTAACCATGCTAACTTGACATCTAAGAGTGCGGAGTCGATCAACGCTCTATCTAACATATACGGAAAATGCCAATCACGCAACTCATAAAATTCTTCCGACATTCTGTTCAAAAATGGTTTTATGATCGCCGAAATTAGGTAAACAGGGCAAACACTTGCTTACACTGTTTGCagagaaaaaaaatgaaaagaaaattgAAGGCTCTAGAAAGTGGACTGTTGTTGGCGTCGGGATTAACACTTTTGATGTTGAAGATGGAAAAAGAAAGGTTTTGTTGATTTCTATAACATCTGCCAAAAAACTGATCTTAGAAAACCCGACTCGTTTGTAAACCGAATCCTACgcataataaataaaaatggaatttttattatctttttatctttatttattatttataatatcTCGTGTATTATTTAATTGATATAATTAATTTagggtttaaaatatcaaaattcATTAATAAATATCTTGAATTTCATAAGTTTTTTAAAAAAGGAATATATATGTTGCCTGGACAGTGTGCTTTTGACCATTTCCCCAACCCGATGCTTCATAACGATTTGTCAACTGGACATGATGCTTCATAACGATTTGTCAATGATCTATCTACTTTATACTGTCCGAGGATTGGATTTTCAAAtgaattttcaaaatttggtttcccttcgtaaaaaaaaaaaaactcatcgGTTTAACATTTAAATCGGGAAATTTGAAATCGTTTGCAGGTGCACAACTAGATGAACCGACACCAACTTCTTGAACAACATATAGTATATGAACCAAAACTAATGATATTAAtaggagttaagttttttttgttACATGTGATTTGAtcattttaaccatttgagtctaaTCACCAAACCTTCAACCcattagggatgagctcggtaccgtccGGTACCgaaagaaccggtaccgaaaatcctcaaaagtgggtaccggtaccggtaccgaatatacccggttcggtacggttcggtaccggtatttgagggtaaaaaccggtaaataccggtaccgaaccggtaccataccggaccggtaccgaaccggtaccgaaaatgttaaaagtcggtaccgaatcggtaccgaatcggtaccgaaaaggTACCCGGTTcagtaaatttggtaccggtaccggttcggtaccagtACCAGGTTCATTTTGCTCATCCCTACAACCCATCAGCCTTTGATTTCTAATATTGATTAGTTGAGTCTAATTGACTAACTCTATCCAATAACTCTTCTGTCCAGTAAGTTTTTTGTTTAAAACGTGTCTTCTCTGACCAAAATATGCTCcagtcaaaacgggtcaatttaaaaaaaaaatcaaatgccaaaatcatcaaaaaaaatAATTAGAAATTGTTAGAAAAAACATATACAGCTTCAACAAACAGTTGGTGAGCAAGGATGACGGAGCATAGGTTCTCAACCTAGTCCGCGACAATGATTATTGAAGAGTCTTCAAAATGCTTAAAAATCGATTTGTTCTTACCCGTGGTTTGTTTCTCAGCAAACCCTAAATGACCCATTCCTTTTTACCTTTTAACCCCATATTGATACGTCCCCTTCATTTCTTTCATTTATTAAACTCGGGAACACAACAATATCCATAAAAAATTTAATTGACCTAGTCTGACCCGTTTACTATAACTTTACGCAAAATCACTCATAATAGTTTTTAAAAAGTCTTAAAATAACCGATATAAAAGTCTTTGGGTCAGGGTTGCCCCCTTAGACATCAACAATGAAACACTCTTAAGGGTACACCTAATGTTGTTATTCAAACCATGATTTCTTTACTTTCTTATGTGTTCTAAGCAAAAATATATCACAACAAACTTTAACTATGATTAACATTTATTGAAAATAATATCCAAGACTTCATGCCATCTTTCACCAGAACCCTCTAGGTGTTTATATAGGAGTAGGTCATGGGTTCAATACCCACCAAGCAAgtgtaacattttttttaaacggAGGAGTGTAACATTTAgcggttaaaaaaaaaaatttaactaatAACGATATCAAAAGGGATAATATtaataaacatttgtttttccGGGGACACCATCAAATAAATAAGCAAAAACATAATGAGTTTTACATATGATCAATGCACAAACGATACCAAATGCACCTAGTTCCGGCAAATGCGAGCGGTCGGCATCGTGATGCAGACCGGCGCATACTTCTTCTTAGCAGCTTCAGTCCCACGCTTCGGCTCCTCATCATCAGCCAATGCAACTTTAGCCACAGATAACACAGCCAAACCCGCAACCGCAAACATCATGTCCCTCCGGCCACTTCCAGCCTTGTTTTCATCCACCACAACTTTCTCAGCTCCGGCCACCTTTGACCCATTGGCCATCACCACCAACCCACGGCGGCTGGTGTTGGTGTTGGGCTGCTTGGTGGCTGCAATGGCAGCTGATCCGGTGAGGAAGGTGGAAGCCATTGTCATTGAAGCCATTTGTTGTGGATTGAGAATATGTGATTTGGTTAGAAGCAACTGATCAACAAGTGTTGGTTGTTGTAGGGTTTTTAGTTTGAAGTGGTTATGGTGAAGGGTGTGATCTATTTCTTATCTAGATTGTGTGGATGAATGTCAAATGAGTTGCTGCCACTTGTAATGTTTTATCTTGGGAAAAAGTGTTATTAGTTATGTGGTCTTGTTTGAGCGACTTGAAACAGTTTTGTGATaacaatattatattttttttgtatataaTTTAAAAGCCCGTGTCATCGTGGTTTTAAAAAGCGGGAAGCGCACTAAAGGGACAAGGTCTAAAACCGAAGCGCAAAGCGCAGAGCGTAAAAATGCAACGCTTTTCGTATGTGAAGCGCAAGgtattaatataatattttattaataaattacATATAACATTTACTATTACATTAAGTTTTCTACACCTAAAATTTAGATAATTAAAACATATATACGGTTTAATTTCTTAATGACTTCTTTATACAACATAAAAAGCTAAATGTACAACTTTCATGATACACTtaagaaacaaataaacatattAGGAGAAGTTAAGATCAAATTTGATAAAGACTAAAACATTAAGGGTCAAAAGTGTAATTTAGTAAAAAGAAAAAGATAACAAATAAGAAGATACGTAAGTTTAACCCTACTTCTATATCgcattctttctttctttctaccTTAGAATCCAGCCGCCATCCGAAATCATTTCATCTGCTCATCTTTTCCCCGTT
It encodes:
- the LOC110924637 gene encoding photosystem II 5 kDa protein, chloroplastic encodes the protein MASMTMASTFLTGSAAIAATKQPNTNTSRRGLVVMANGSKVAGAEKVVVDENKAGSGRRDMMFAVAGLAVLSVAKVALADDEEPKRGTEAAKKKYAPVCITMPTARICRN